A single genomic interval of candidate division TA06 bacterium harbors:
- a CDS encoding peptidylprolyl isomerase has product MVMQMMRRKMKAIMWVVVVTFVVGFVYVIMGTGGSLGKRQDKLARGIIGEVGGQEISTRQYQQALSQSREQYRSRFGADPDEATFRQLEQEAWQSLLGSMVLQRAYRQYGIRVYDEEIVGIIKNRPPNELMQDPQLMTNGQFDMQKYQSIISNPQNLAWLVNYENQLREQLPQQKLNLQVLAGVRVTDQEIIKAFQDQNEKVKASFIAVDPGRFFNAQQEVAAAEIAAYYKSHQDDFKAPERVKISFVALIKEPAEKDLAELKLKIDDIYAQAARPGANFDTLAMEYSEDPGSAVNGGDLGFFEKETMDPAFAEVAFKLSPRQISKPFQSSFGWHIVKVEERKTEAGKLKVRARHILLRKQPGEETLSQLRTKAEALAERAKTEDFEKAAQAEGLQATPTGFLPRGSYIPGLGSFPEALNFAFDEKAGSVSQVMENEGALVVVRVLEKRKEGIQPLADVEQRIKMTIIRERAMDQAKALAQQIKSSIDAGQTMPQAAAAAGARFDTTALITRDDMVPGVGSRNEFSGAAFNQPLGIVGIPVATEYGVYLIRVEKHIMPDQALLSQQAPQISQQLLQTKQRQAMQQWYNYFQSGLKIKDYRVSGI; this is encoded by the coding sequence ATGGTCATGCAAATGATGCGCCGCAAAATGAAGGCTATCATGTGGGTAGTGGTGGTCACCTTCGTGGTGGGATTCGTCTATGTCATCATGGGCACCGGCGGCAGCCTGGGAAAAAGGCAGGACAAGCTGGCCCGGGGCATAATCGGCGAAGTGGGCGGGCAGGAGATCTCCACCCGCCAGTACCAGCAGGCCCTGAGCCAAAGCCGGGAGCAGTACCGCAGCCGGTTCGGAGCCGATCCCGACGAGGCCACCTTCCGCCAGCTGGAGCAGGAGGCCTGGCAGTCGCTGCTGGGCTCGATGGTCCTGCAGCGGGCCTACCGCCAGTACGGGATCAGGGTATATGACGAGGAGATCGTTGGCATCATCAAGAACCGGCCTCCCAACGAGCTGATGCAGGATCCCCAGCTTATGACCAACGGCCAGTTCGACATGCAAAAATACCAGTCAATAATCTCCAACCCCCAGAACCTGGCCTGGCTGGTCAATTACGAGAATCAGCTGCGGGAACAGCTGCCCCAGCAGAAGCTGAACCTGCAGGTGCTGGCCGGGGTGCGGGTGACCGATCAGGAGATCATCAAAGCCTTCCAGGACCAGAATGAAAAGGTCAAGGCCAGCTTCATTGCTGTTGATCCGGGCAGGTTCTTCAACGCCCAGCAGGAAGTGGCCGCCGCCGAGATAGCGGCCTATTACAAGTCGCATCAGGACGATTTCAAGGCTCCGGAGCGGGTGAAGATCTCCTTCGTGGCTTTGATCAAGGAGCCCGCCGAAAAGGACCTGGCCGAGCTTAAACTGAAGATAGACGACATTTATGCCCAAGCGGCGAGACCCGGCGCCAACTTTGACACCCTGGCCATGGAATACTCCGAGGATCCGGGCTCGGCCGTCAACGGCGGCGATCTGGGATTCTTCGAGAAGGAGACCATGGACCCGGCTTTTGCCGAGGTGGCCTTCAAACTTTCGCCCAGGCAGATCTCAAAGCCATTCCAGAGCAGTTTTGGCTGGCACATAGTCAAGGTGGAGGAAAGAAAGACCGAAGCCGGAAAGCTCAAGGTAAGGGCCCGCCACATCCTGCTGCGCAAGCAACCGGGCGAGGAGACCCTGTCCCAGCTGCGCACCAAGGCCGAGGCCTTGGCGGAAAGGGCCAAAACTGAGGATTTTGAAAAGGCGGCCCAGGCCGAAGGATTGCAGGCCACACCCACCGGCTTTCTGCCCCGGGGTTCCTACATTCCGGGACTGGGCTCCTTCCCCGAGGCCCTCAACTTTGCCTTTGACGAAAAGGCCGGATCGGTGAGCCAGGTGATGGAGAACGAAGGAGCGCTGGTAGTGGTCCGGGTGCTGGAGAAACGCAAGGAGGGCATCCAGCCCCTGGCCGACGTGGAACAGCGCATTAAGATGACCATCATCAGAGAACGGGCCATGGACCAGGCCAAGGCCCTGGCCCAGCAGATAAAATCTTCCATCGATGCCGGGCAGACCATGCCGCAGGCCGCCGCCGCCGCCGGGGCCAGGTTCGACACCACCGCCCTGATCACCCGCGATGACATGGTGCCGGGTGTGGGCTCCCGCAACGAATTCTCCGGAGCGGCCTTCAACCAGCCTCTGGGGATAGTCGGCATCCCGGTGGCCACCGAATACGGGGTATATCTGATCCGGGTGGAAAAGCACATCATGCCCGACCAGGCCCTGCTCAGCCAGCAGGCCCCCCAGATCTCCCAGCAGCTGCTGCAGACCAAACAGCGCCAGGCCATGCAGCAGTGGTACAACTATTTCCAGAGCGGGCTGAAGATCAAGGATTACCGGGTTTCGGGGATCTAG
- a CDS encoding UDP-2,3-diacylglucosamine diphosphatase, with protein MSIPFYFLSDVHLGASSPELERLKLTRLKELFARIKDQPGPLYILGDLFDFWFEYRTVIQSEHFEVLSEMLELRKSGVSITLLAGNHDYWTGPFLEEQLGIKTVKDDLTIELDGQKVLLCHGDGLDQMDWGYRALKAVLRNPLSIRAFSLIHPGLAVSFAHWFSRFSRNHLTKHKYVDQAPLERQAARFFALGYRAVVFGHTHQPALKDMGGHVFLNLGDFFKNFTYAVYRDGKFKLEKVID; from the coding sequence ATGTCAATACCCTTTTACTTTTTATCTGACGTTCACCTGGGAGCGAGCAGCCCTGAACTGGAACGGTTGAAACTGACAAGGCTGAAGGAGCTTTTTGCCAGGATCAAGGATCAGCCAGGACCCTTATACATATTGGGCGATCTGTTCGATTTCTGGTTTGAATACCGGACTGTGATCCAGTCCGAACATTTTGAAGTATTGTCGGAAATGCTGGAGCTGCGGAAGTCCGGGGTCAGCATCACCCTGCTGGCCGGCAACCACGATTACTGGACCGGGCCTTTCCTGGAAGAACAACTGGGGATAAAGACCGTCAAGGACGACCTGACCATTGAACTGGACGGCCAAAAAGTGCTGCTTTGCCACGGCGACGGACTGGATCAGATGGACTGGGGCTACCGGGCGCTGAAGGCGGTGCTGAGGAATCCCCTCAGCATCCGGGCTTTCAGCCTGATCCATCCCGGCCTGGCCGTCTCCTTTGCCCATTGGTTCTCTAGATTTTCCCGCAACCACCTGACCAAGCATAAATATGTGGACCAGGCGCCGCTGGAGCGCCAAGCCGCCAGGTTTTTTGCCCTGGGCTACCGGGCGGTGGTGTTCGGCCACACCCACCAGCCGGCGTTGAAGGACATGGGGGGCCATGTCTTCCTGAACCTGGGTGATTTCTTTAAGAATTTCACCTATGCCGTTTACCGGGACGGAAAATTCAAACTGGAAAAGGTCATTGACTAG
- a CDS encoding HAMP domain-containing protein: MSKIFHSLQTKLTLSFVLLIVVISGMVFFYTFRATKKALKDQLRNELMSTAAAVSAVIDGNVHAGLKPGDENTPEFRKILEQLRAVQGNNPGIKYIYTMRRTQQGPEFVVDADYGTGEDTVRIGQFYEEGLQFPQLLEGFEKTSADYEMTTDQWGVVLSGYSPIRDSLGNPAGLVGIDMDSKDVVARLKVIQNSIYYLIGIAIILAGVIVLLFSQTIIRDINKLNQTANQISMGNMNINLDVKRKDEIGDLAESFSRMEASLKIMMNQDENPNESEK, translated from the coding sequence ATGTCCAAAATCTTTCACAGCCTTCAGACCAAGCTGACCTTGAGTTTTGTATTGCTGATAGTCGTCATTTCCGGGATGGTTTTCTTCTATACCTTCAGGGCCACCAAGAAGGCCCTCAAGGACCAGCTCCGGAACGAGCTGATGTCCACGGCGGCGGCAGTGTCGGCGGTCATCGACGGCAATGTCCATGCCGGGCTTAAACCGGGGGACGAGAACACGCCGGAGTTCCGGAAGATCCTGGAGCAATTGCGCGCCGTACAGGGGAACAATCCGGGCATCAAATACATCTATACCATGCGCCGGACCCAGCAGGGGCCGGAATTTGTGGTGGACGCAGATTACGGCACCGGCGAAGACACCGTCAGGATCGGCCAGTTCTATGAGGAAGGCCTGCAGTTTCCCCAGCTGCTGGAAGGATTTGAGAAGACCAGCGCCGATTATGAGATGACGACCGACCAGTGGGGGGTGGTGCTTTCCGGGTATTCCCCGATCCGGGATTCATTGGGCAATCCGGCAGGCCTGGTGGGCATAGACATGGACAGCAAGGATGTGGTCGCCCGTTTAAAGGTCATCCAAAATTCCATTTATTATCTGATAGGGATCGCCATCATCCTGGCCGGGGTCATCGTGCTGCTTTTCTCCCAGACCATCATCCGGGACATCAACAAGCTCAACCAGACAGCCAACCAAATCAGCATGGGCAACATGAACATCAATCTTGACGTCAAACGCAAAGACGAGATCGGCGATCTGGCGGAATCATTCTCCCGGATGGAGGCCAGTCTTAAGATCATGATGAACCAGGACGAAAACCCAAACGAAAGCGAGAAGTAA
- the eno gene encoding phosphopyruvate hydratase: MSNITKLWARQIIDSRGNPTVEVDCHLADGSFGRAAVPSGASTGQHEALELRDGDPKMFVGKGVKKAVDNVNKLIAPAVTGMDARDQVKIDRTMLELDGTPAKSKLGANAVLGVSLAAAHAAAACSGLLLYRYLGGANAKTLPVPMMNFLNGGKHAGWNIEMQEFMIVPAGAKTFGQAVQMASETFAALTKILHKKGYPVTVGDEGGFAPPLKANEEALQLLVEAIEQAGYKPGQEIFLAMDPASTEFFKDGFYQVGGKKLSSAEMVELYASFASKYPLISLEDGLAEDDWDGWKLLTERLGKKIQLVGDDLFVTNVQRLQLGLERGVANSILIKLNQIGSLTETLDCIALARNHHYTAVVSHRSGETEDTTIAQVAVATNAGQIKTGSISRSERVAKYNQLMRIEEELGGSAVYPGQSAFKQ; this comes from the coding sequence ATGTCAAACATCACCAAACTCTGGGCCCGGCAGATAATAGACTCCCGGGGCAACCCCACCGTGGAGGTGGACTGTCACCTGGCGGACGGAAGTTTTGGCCGGGCCGCGGTGCCGTCGGGGGCTTCCACCGGCCAGCACGAAGCGCTGGAGCTCCGGGACGGCGACCCCAAAATGTTCGTCGGCAAAGGGGTCAAAAAAGCGGTGGACAACGTCAACAAGCTAATCGCCCCGGCTGTGACGGGAATGGACGCCCGGGACCAGGTGAAAATTGACCGGACCATGCTGGAACTGGACGGCACCCCGGCCAAGTCCAAACTGGGGGCCAATGCCGTGCTGGGCGTTTCCCTGGCCGCGGCCCACGCCGCCGCCGCCTGTTCCGGCCTGCTGCTTTACCGTTATCTGGGCGGGGCCAACGCCAAGACCCTGCCGGTGCCGATGATGAATTTCTTGAACGGCGGCAAGCACGCCGGCTGGAACATTGAGATGCAGGAGTTCATGATAGTCCCGGCCGGAGCCAAGACCTTCGGCCAGGCCGTTCAGATGGCCAGCGAGACCTTTGCCGCCCTCACCAAGATCCTGCATAAGAAGGGTTACCCGGTGACGGTGGGCGACGAGGGCGGTTTTGCCCCGCCCCTGAAAGCCAACGAAGAGGCCCTGCAGCTTTTAGTAGAGGCCATTGAGCAGGCTGGATACAAACCGGGCCAGGAAATATTTTTGGCCATGGACCCGGCTTCCACCGAGTTCTTCAAGGACGGATTCTACCAGGTGGGCGGCAAGAAGCTGAGCTCGGCCGAGATGGTGGAGCTCTACGCCTCCTTCGCCTCCAAATACCCCCTGATCTCGCTGGAGGATGGGCTGGCTGAGGACGACTGGGACGGCTGGAAGCTGTTGACCGAGAGGCTGGGCAAAAAGATACAGCTGGTGGGGGACGACCTGTTCGTCACCAATGTCCAACGCTTGCAGCTGGGGCTGGAGCGAGGCGTGGCCAATTCCATTTTGATCAAACTGAACCAGATCGGTTCACTGACCGAGACCCTGGACTGCATCGCCCTGGCCCGCAACCACCATTACACGGCTGTGGTATCACACCGCTCGGGCGAGACCGAGGACACCACCATCGCCCAGGTGGCGGTGGCCACTAATGCCGGACAGATCAAGACCGGCTCCATCTCCCGCAGCGAGCGGGTGGCCAAATACAACCAGCTGATGAGGATCGAAGAGGAACTGGGCGGGTCCGCAGTCTACCCCGGACAGTCCGCTTTTAAACAATAA
- a CDS encoding septum formation initiator family protein has product MNRSAKNKKIRHKLALALIMGITGVVVVSFGLGNYGWIKTIKMHKRQASLKRQIMVNLAHNEILKREIRLVQENRLIIESLVRENLGMVKPGEISYRFYSSDSLNRKR; this is encoded by the coding sequence ATGAACCGTTCGGCAAAAAATAAAAAAATCCGCCATAAGCTGGCGCTGGCTTTGATCATGGGGATCACCGGAGTGGTGGTGGTTTCCTTTGGCCTGGGGAATTACGGCTGGATCAAGACCATCAAAATGCACAAACGGCAGGCCTCGCTTAAAAGACAGATAATGGTCAACCTGGCCCATAACGAGATCCTGAAGCGGGAGATCCGGCTGGTCCAGGAGAACCGGCTGATAATTGAGTCTCTGGTGCGCGAGAACCTGGGAATGGTGAAACCCGGCGAGATCTCCTACCGCTTTTATTCTTCCGACTCCCTGAACCGGAAACGCTGA
- a CDS encoding PD40 domain-containing protein has translation MIRTKRLAVHAACLFLALTALSCGHNAAINKGRQFLEIGDLGKAIEQFSQAVQDSPKDPRGHYYLAKAYCLADSAGPACKEYGILSRLDYTAAQDTFLRQRVAVYLGMEPYEVTRLTFSPGNDALPALSPDGSKIAFSSKRDGNPEIYVMDADGQNQKRITNYQGLDFMPSFSPDGKSLAYVSDRDGNDEIYLFDLQTKNDRRLTFNKFNEQMPRFAPDGSEMYFLSDSGTFWALWRLSLAKNARPQLVRPDPQEKGDKEFFDIVSGQVLYQQAQENQKVLKLWPLAGGEPRPVRCPSFRGGIPTILTPDVRYLLYTSSRQGNDEIYLYDRREDENIRLTVNPAEDMVFGIFPDQKTILFDSQRDGDREVYLLHLDRLIPADRIIQALAQGQ, from the coding sequence ATGATCAGAACAAAAAGACTTGCAGTGCATGCCGCATGCCTGTTCCTGGCACTGACAGCCTTAAGCTGCGGCCACAATGCGGCCATCAACAAAGGAAGGCAGTTCCTGGAGATCGGCGATCTGGGCAAGGCCATAGAACAATTCTCCCAAGCCGTGCAGGATTCCCCCAAGGATCCCAGGGGCCATTACTATCTGGCCAAAGCGTACTGCCTGGCCGATTCGGCCGGACCGGCCTGCAAGGAGTACGGGATACTGAGCCGGTTGGATTACACGGCGGCCCAGGATACCTTCCTCCGCCAAAGGGTGGCGGTGTATCTGGGAATGGAACCCTATGAAGTGACCCGGCTGACATTTTCGCCGGGCAACGACGCCCTGCCGGCACTGTCCCCCGACGGGAGTAAGATAGCATTTTCCAGCAAGCGGGACGGCAACCCGGAGATTTATGTTATGGATGCCGACGGCCAAAACCAGAAACGGATCACCAACTACCAGGGCCTTGATTTTATGCCGTCCTTCAGCCCGGACGGAAAGAGCCTGGCCTACGTTTCCGATCGTGACGGCAATGATGAGATCTATCTTTTTGACCTGCAGACTAAAAATGACCGGAGGCTGACCTTCAACAAATTCAATGAGCAGATGCCCCGGTTCGCCCCGGATGGAAGCGAGATGTATTTTTTAAGCGACAGCGGCACCTTTTGGGCGCTTTGGAGGCTGTCCCTGGCAAAGAATGCCCGGCCCCAATTGGTTCGCCCCGACCCGCAGGAAAAGGGGGACAAAGAATTCTTTGACATCGTATCCGGCCAGGTGTTATACCAGCAGGCCCAGGAAAACCAGAAGGTACTGAAATTATGGCCCCTGGCCGGGGGGGAGCCCAGGCCGGTCAGATGCCCGTCGTTCCGGGGCGGGATCCCCACCATTCTAACTCCGGATGTTAGATATCTGCTGTATACTTCCTCCCGCCAGGGTAATGATGAGATCTACCTTTACGACCGCCGTGAAGATGAAAATATCCGGCTGACCGTCAATCCGGCCGAGGATATGGTTTTCGGCATTTTCCCGGACCAAAAGACGATACTGTTCGATTCCCAGCGCGACGGCGACCGCGAGGTCTACCTGCTGCATCTGGACCGGCTGATCCCGGCCGACCGGATCATCCAGGCCCTGGCCCAGGGGCAATAA